A window of Lepus europaeus isolate LE1 chromosome 11, mLepTim1.pri, whole genome shotgun sequence contains these coding sequences:
- the LOC133770577 gene encoding RNA polymerase-associated protein LEO1-like, with product MDLFGDINDISSSSDEDSQVPVPGQHVDEPQAALDQHGKEPASETRIEVEIPNINSDLGNELHFVKLPKFLSIDPKPFDPQFYEDECEDKKMLYDEDRIRLKLKVENTIRWRIRRDEEGNEIRESNARIVKWSDGSMSLHLGNEVFEIHKELLQDNHNHLFVRGDTGLLGKAVFKSKLTFRPHSIDSATHRKMTVPLASRISKAQKIRILPMATCDPEGPRTDVMKMARRPLVVLSGAVLQTARHGGRMAALTGAPAKGVCGPQLPTGQIHSLLALGSLNCGTCTVLLGPNIRPEENPGVAAPWSWRVCPTAAAPLLSEKRARFISSDSDEGSEEDTAQRSRRAKQLSSDEVLETDIGINASHIRV from the exons GATGAACCCCAAGCAGCCCTGGACCAGCATGGGAAGGAGCCTGCTTCTGAAACCAGAATAGAAGTGGAGATTCCCAATATCAACTCTGACTTAGGAAACGAACTCCATTTTGTGAAACTACCCAAGTTTCTCAGCATAGACCCCAA ACCTTTCGACCCTCAGTTTTATGAAGATGAATGTGAAGATAAGAAAATGCTTTACGATGAAGACAGAATCAGGCTGAAATTAAAG GTGGAAAATACCATTCGATGGAGGATCCGCCGGGATGAAGAAGGAAATGAGATCAGAGAGAGCAACGCTCGCATCGTCAAGTGGTCAGACGGAAG CATGTCCCTGCATCTGGGGAACGAGGTGTTTGAGATCCACAAGGAACTCCTGCAGGACAATCACAACCACCTGTTCGTAAGGGGCGACACCGGCCTACTGGGAAAAGCCGTCTTCAAATCCAAGCTCACCTTCCG GCCTCATTCTATAGACAGTGCCACCCATAGAAAGATGACCGTGCCACTGGCTAGTAGAATTTCAAAGGCACAGAAGATTAGGATCCTGCCAATGGCCACTTGCGATCCTGAGGGCCCGCGCACAGACGTGATGAAG ATGGCGCGAAGGCCACTCGTTGTTTTGTCGGGAGCAGTGTTGCAGACAGCACGTCATGGCGGGCGGATGGCGGCACTAACTGGTGCACCTGCCAAGGGGGTGTGCGGCCCGCAGCTCCCCACGGGGCAAATTCACTCGCTGCTCGCACTCGGCAGTCTTAACTGTGGGACGTGCACGGTGCTTCTGGG TCCCAATATTCGGCCCGAGGAGAATCCAGGAGTAGCTGCGCCCTGGTCGTGGAGGGTCTGTCCCACAGCTGCAGCTCCTTTGCTTTCAGAGAAACGAGCCCGATTCATCTCCTCAGACAGTGACGAGGGATCCGAAGAGGATACGGCTCAGAGGTCACGCAGAGCCAAGCAGCTCAGCAGCGATGAG GTTCTGGAGACAGACATAGGAATAAACGCCAGTCACATACGTGTTTAG